The sequence below is a genomic window from Photobacterium atrarenae.
GCAGCTGCTGGTGGTCCGGGGATCGATGACGATCACTTTGAGCTCAGGCCGCGCTGTTTTGGCGGCTTTCAGGCGTTGATAAAGCACCGGGTGGCACCAGGCGAGGTTCGAGCCGGTCAGGATCACCAAATCCGCCAGCTCCAGATCCGCATAGCAGCCGGGCACGCAGTCGGCGCCAAAAGCACGCTTATGGCCGGCGACGCTGGAGGACATACAGAGCCGGGAGTTGGTGTCGATATTCCCGCTGCCGATAAACCCTTTCATCAGCTTATTGGCGACATAATAGTCTTCGGTCAGCAGCTGTCCCGAAACATAGAACGCTACCGCATCCGGCCCGTGTTGTGCGATCACCTCGCTGAACCGGCTGGCAACCGTATCCAGAGCCGGCGCCCAGTCACATTGTGTTCCCGCGATCGACGGGTGCAGCAGTCGCCCTTGGTGGCCGACGGTCTCGCCGAGTGCCAGACCTTTGGAGCACAGCCGGCCAAAGTTGGCAGGATGGCTCTGATCGCCCTGGATCTCCAGCGCCCCGTCGCGTGTCGGTCGGGCTTCTATGCCACAGCCCACACCACAGTAGGCGCAGGTCGTTTTTGTCCATGTGTCCTTTGTTGTCGTGCTCAAAGTCTCCCTCCTGAGCCGAAAAAAGCTCTGCTATGGCTCGCCGCCATCACGGTATGAATGGCAGAGCATGTGTGAATGGCGGGGCAGGCTGCTTCCGAAGCCGCTCCCCGGCGAGCAAAATGGATCTTGAGAAACAACACAGCAATAAGTGAGCCAAATCTTCGTGGTTGCGGCTTCACCACAGAAAACGCCATGGTTCCATAAAAACAGGATCAAGGCTGCTGTCGGCAGGATGTCTGTGTAAGGGGGATGGTGAATTTAACTGGGTGTACCCCTTAAGGGGTATGCTCGCTGGTGCTTGATGCTATAAAAATGGATATACCCGTGCATTATTCTGGTGTGCTGTGCACCAAGAGAGGGATTTGTCCTGGCTGAGCCGGATCGGGTGAGACGGTAACGAATACGAGCGATCACCGATAAATATTCAACTTAATCAATCGATTACTTTTATTCTTATTGGTTTTTCTATCAGTTGGCACTCTCCTTGCTCTGACAGCTTCAAATGTCTACAGCACGTACACGGACTGTACGTAAGGATGAACGATGCCACACACATCTACGCCAGCGCCAGTATCAGTAACATCTGCAACTGCAACTGCAACTGCAACCGCAAGTGCGTCAGAAATTGTGCGCCTGAACGCCACCAATGCCCGAACGCCTGCCGGGCGGGTCAGTCTGGTCGGCGCCGGACCGGGAGATCCGGATCTGCTGACCGTGAAAGCCCTGCGTACCATCCAGCAAGCCGATGTGATTGTTTATGACCGGCTGGTCAGCCCGGCCATTCGGGCCCTGTTTCCTGCCGGTACGCCCACCATTTATGTCGGCAAAGCCAAGCATCAACACAGCGTGCCACAGCAGGAGATCAATGCCTTGTTAATCGCCAAAGCACGGCAAGGGTTAGATATCTGCCGGCTCAAAGGTGGCGATGCGTTTGTCTTCGGCCGCGGTGGGGAAGAGATGCTTGAACTGCATCAGGCCGGAATTGAGACCTGCCTGGTGCCGGGGATCACCGCTGCTTCGGGCTGTACCAGCTATGCCGGGATCCCGCTCACCCATCGCGGTCTGGCGCAGGGCTGTACGTTTGTTACCGCCCATGCGGAAAAAGAGCTCGACCTCAACTGGGCCTCGCTTGCCCGGCTCGATCATACCCTGGTGTTTTATATGGGCCTGACCAAAGCCGGTCTCATCGCCGGGGAGCTCACCCGGGCCGGAATGGGTGCTGCGACTCCGGTGGCGTTGATTGAGAATGGCTGTTGCCCGCAGCAGCGGGTGATCCGGGGCACTTTATCGGAATTGGATGCTCTGGTCGGTCGCCATCAGGTGCAGTCACCGGCCCTGATCGTGGTCGGTCAGGTGGTGTCGCTGGCCGAGCAGCTGCAGTGGTTTCAGACTGCAATGGCGACTCAGGAAACAACTGCTTCCCAAGAAACAACTACTACCCAGGCAACAATTGCTACCCGTGAAACAACCGCCACCCGGGAAACAGCCCTGGCCGCAGACAGTCGCGTGCAGACAGCGCTCAAGCGCGTCGGCTGAGTGCCTGAGACACGGATAACAAATAAGCATAAACAGCCAGTCAGCGCAAGTAATCAGTCAGCGCAGCAAACACAGGCGTAACAGATGAGAACAGTGAGGAAGTGATATGAAAAAACAGCGGATTGTCGTGGTCGGCAACGGCATGGTGGGGCACAGGTTTATTGACGATTTACTCCAGCGCGACGAGCGCGATCAGTTTGAGGTGATCACCTTTTCCGAAGAGCCGCGATTGGCTTACGACCGGGTCCAGCTCAGCAAGTATTTCAGTGGCACCGCTGCCCGGGAGCTGGCGTTGACCGATGAGGCGTATTACCGCGAGCACGGG
It includes:
- the cobA gene encoding uroporphyrinogen-III C-methyltransferase: MPHTSTPAPVSVTSATATATATASASEIVRLNATNARTPAGRVSLVGAGPGDPDLLTVKALRTIQQADVIVYDRLVSPAIRALFPAGTPTIYVGKAKHQHSVPQQEINALLIAKARQGLDICRLKGGDAFVFGRGGEEMLELHQAGIETCLVPGITAASGCTSYAGIPLTHRGLAQGCTFVTAHAEKELDLNWASLARLDHTLVFYMGLTKAGLIAGELTRAGMGAATPVALIENGCCPQQRVIRGTLSELDALVGRHQVQSPALIVVGQVVSLAEQLQWFQTAMATQETTASQETTTTQATIATRETTATRETALAADSRVQTALKRVG